Proteins found in one Synechococcus sp. LA31 genomic segment:
- a CDS encoding family 10 glycosylhydrolase: MAGLHPSRRYRWKALAIVLMASYLLPWGQPALSQQQELRGVWLTANDMPVLRDRARMQATVDQLADLAFNRLYVVVWNGGMAYYPSTLSESRGFQNFTYRGLQGQDVIGELINAGRSRGLVVLPWFEFGLMAPPDSELAKQHRSWLTQKRDGGLTSTSAAGEVVWLNPFRPEVQQLITDLVLEVVNQYGAEGIQFDDHMSLPRDFGYDPFTVELYRKETGQTPPANPDDPAWVTWRADRLTAFMLRLSAAIRTARPGAIVSISPNYYDFAYKLQLQDWRSWVQKGIADELLIQIYRPDLASYLPQLSKPEVMEARDRIPTAIALLSGQRNRPTPLPLIQEKVRANREQGLGTGLFYLESLWSLGPEPTSERIAGLKQLLAPKGNTTTIPAPSPPPPPPPVPPPAPPPALP, from the coding sequence ATGGCCGGCTTGCATCCATCCAGACGCTATCGGTGGAAGGCTCTGGCCATCGTGCTGATGGCCTCATACCTGCTGCCATGGGGCCAGCCTGCCCTGAGCCAGCAACAAGAGCTGCGGGGCGTTTGGCTCACAGCCAATGACATGCCCGTGTTGCGTGACCGCGCGCGCATGCAAGCCACTGTGGACCAACTGGCCGATCTTGCGTTCAATCGGCTCTATGTGGTGGTGTGGAACGGGGGCATGGCTTACTACCCCAGCACACTCAGCGAAAGCCGTGGCTTTCAGAACTTCACTTACCGCGGCTTGCAAGGGCAGGACGTGATTGGTGAGCTGATCAACGCTGGACGCAGCCGCGGACTGGTGGTGCTGCCGTGGTTTGAATTCGGCTTGATGGCTCCGCCTGATTCAGAGCTCGCCAAACAACACCGCAGTTGGCTTACCCAAAAACGCGATGGAGGTCTCACCTCTACCAGCGCAGCAGGGGAGGTGGTGTGGCTGAACCCCTTCCGGCCAGAGGTGCAGCAATTGATCACCGATCTTGTGTTGGAGGTGGTGAACCAATACGGCGCTGAAGGGATCCAGTTTGACGACCATATGAGCCTGCCGCGGGACTTCGGCTATGACCCATTCACCGTTGAGCTCTATCGCAAGGAGACAGGACAAACTCCGCCAGCCAATCCCGATGATCCGGCCTGGGTCACATGGCGAGCCGATCGCCTCACAGCGTTCATGCTGCGTCTGAGCGCGGCCATTCGCACAGCAAGGCCGGGGGCAATCGTGTCCATCTCCCCGAACTATTACGACTTCGCCTACAAGCTGCAACTGCAGGACTGGCGCAGCTGGGTGCAGAAGGGCATCGCTGATGAGTTGCTGATTCAGATCTACAGACCTGATCTGGCTAGCTATCTGCCCCAGCTGAGCAAACCGGAAGTGATGGAGGCTCGCGATCGCATCCCCACCGCGATTGCCCTGCTGAGCGGCCAGCGCAACCGCCCCACACCGCTGCCGTTGATCCAAGAGAAAGTTCGAGCCAACCGTGAGCAGGGCCTCGGCACTGGGCTCTTTTATCTGGAAAGCCTCTGGAGCCTTGGCCCAGAACCCACGAGCGAACGCATAGCAGGCCTGAAGCAGCTACTGGCACCGAAGGGCAACACAACCACCATCCCAGCGCCTTCACCACCACCTCCTCCTCCACCCGTACCACCACCTGCGCCACCGCCAGCACTCCCTTGA
- the lexA gene encoding transcriptional repressor LexA produces the protein MLVSTGSPEPLTTAQQELYDWLADFIAQHRHSPSIRQMMEAMGLRSPAPVQSRLRHLQQKGWITWQEGQARTLQLLASLTPGIPVLGAVAAGGLVETFDDVSDRIDLAPVLETRGLFALTVNGDSMVDAHIADGDVVLMEPVLEPNRLRNGTIVSALVPGSGTTLKHFHRDGRQVRLEAANPAYEPLVLDAEQVAVQGKLVAVWRQV, from the coding sequence TTGCTGGTGTCCACAGGATCTCCCGAGCCGCTCACCACTGCGCAACAGGAGCTCTACGACTGGCTCGCAGACTTCATCGCGCAACACCGCCACAGCCCGTCTATCCGCCAGATGATGGAAGCCATGGGGCTGCGCTCACCGGCACCTGTGCAGAGCCGGCTGCGTCATCTGCAACAGAAAGGCTGGATCACCTGGCAAGAAGGGCAAGCCCGCACACTGCAGCTGCTGGCCTCACTGACGCCCGGCATTCCCGTGCTCGGAGCCGTAGCTGCCGGCGGCCTGGTGGAAACGTTCGACGACGTGAGCGACCGCATCGACCTAGCCCCGGTACTAGAGACGCGGGGACTGTTTGCCCTCACCGTGAACGGTGACTCGATGGTGGATGCCCACATCGCCGATGGCGATGTGGTGCTGATGGAGCCCGTTCTCGAACCCAACCGCCTGCGCAACGGCACGATCGTGAGCGCTCTCGTACCCGGCAGCGGCACCACTTTGAAGCACTTCCACCGTGATGGCCGCCAGGTGCGACTGGAGGCCGCCAACCCGGCCTATGAACCACTCGTGCTGGATGCCGAGCAGGTGGCTGTTCAGGGGAAGCTGGTGGCTGTGTGGCGCCAGGTGTGA
- the lnt gene encoding apolipoprotein N-acyltransferase gives MAGNRPLWRWIGAAAAGVLAGLALPPWGCPPLLWLALVPLWALGPAPALLWGGAAVLISHRWLLWLHPLDWVGVPLPLSLPLCLVLWLLLGVVAAVLVGAWRLLVQRLGPERLSTAVLAAAVWGLAEVLLAKGPLFWIGVGSAVLPGDRALAGLAQLCGAGGLAALQLLLAWWLWRWLTAWVSQRPTAWRSAGAWLLVVLVLHGCGWCLLPVAGAAGDPVALLVLQPAIPTREKFSWTQQQALLRRLASAQAQAERLGVDALVLPEGALALGETLPRESQVEVLSGGFRLSGSALRSSVLRFAPGALQPVQAIDKHRLVPLGEWIPGAAWLSWSGLSAVGGVTFGEPSRVLQRPDGPIGVAICYEIADGAALAAAARDGAGWLLASANLDPYPAQLQGQFAALAQLRAIETGRWLVSAANTGPSLLVDPAGAVRERLPLQGAGTLAVALEARSALTGYSRTGEWPLLLLAALGMTRRIQSRVRQS, from the coding sequence ATGGCAGGCAACCGGCCGTTGTGGAGATGGATCGGCGCCGCGGCCGCAGGCGTTCTGGCGGGGCTGGCCCTACCGCCATGGGGCTGTCCGCCGCTGCTTTGGCTGGCCCTGGTGCCGTTGTGGGCGTTGGGGCCTGCTCCGGCCCTCCTTTGGGGGGGCGCAGCGGTGCTGATCAGCCATCGCTGGCTGCTGTGGCTCCACCCGCTCGACTGGGTGGGCGTGCCGTTGCCGCTCAGCCTGCCCCTGTGTCTGGTGCTGTGGCTGTTGCTGGGTGTAGTGGCTGCTGTGTTGGTGGGGGCTTGGCGCCTGCTGGTGCAGCGGCTCGGCCCCGAGCGCCTGAGCACCGCTGTTCTGGCAGCAGCGGTCTGGGGCTTGGCGGAGGTGCTGCTGGCCAAGGGGCCCTTGTTTTGGATCGGTGTCGGTAGCGCTGTGTTGCCAGGAGATCGAGCCCTGGCTGGGCTGGCGCAGCTCTGCGGTGCCGGAGGCCTGGCCGCCTTGCAGCTGCTGCTGGCCTGGTGGCTCTGGCGCTGGTTGACCGCCTGGGTGTCGCAGCGGCCCACCGCCTGGCGTTCGGCGGGCGCCTGGCTCTTGGTGGTGTTGGTCTTGCATGGTTGCGGCTGGTGCTTGCTTCCGGTAGCCGGTGCAGCGGGCGATCCCGTGGCCTTGCTGGTCCTTCAGCCCGCGATCCCCACCCGAGAAAAATTCAGCTGGACGCAGCAGCAGGCGCTGTTGCGTCGGTTGGCATCGGCTCAGGCCCAGGCTGAGCGTTTAGGGGTGGATGCACTGGTGTTGCCGGAAGGAGCCTTGGCTCTGGGGGAGACGTTGCCCCGGGAGAGCCAGGTTGAGGTGCTCAGTGGCGGCTTTCGCCTGAGCGGTAGCGCGTTAAGGAGTTCGGTGCTGCGCTTTGCGCCCGGGGCTCTTCAGCCCGTGCAGGCCATCGATAAGCATCGGCTTGTGCCCCTTGGTGAATGGATCCCTGGTGCTGCCTGGCTCAGCTGGAGCGGCCTCTCTGCCGTTGGTGGGGTGACCTTTGGCGAGCCCTCGCGCGTGCTGCAGCGGCCGGATGGGCCCATCGGGGTGGCGATCTGTTACGAGATTGCCGATGGTGCCGCGCTGGCCGCTGCGGCCCGTGATGGCGCTGGCTGGCTGCTGGCCAGCGCCAATCTCGATCCCTACCCAGCCCAGTTGCAGGGGCAGTTCGCGGCCTTGGCCCAGCTCCGTGCCATCGAAACCGGCCGCTGGCTGGTGAGCGCGGCCAATACCGGCCCCAGCCTGCTGGTGGATCCGGCTGGCGCCGTACGTGAGCGCTTGCCGTTGCAAGGCGCCGGCACCTTGGCGGTGGCCCTGGAGGCCCGCAGCGCGCTCACCGGCTACAGCCGCACCGGTGAGTGGCCCCTGCTGCTTCTGGCGGCCCTGGGGATGACCAGACGCATCCAATCTCGAGTGCGACAATCTTGA
- the argF gene encoding ornithine carbamoyltransferase produces MAASSGYPALAELKGRDFLSSTDITAEQTAALLQLAADLKAGRSQIDLAGRTLGLIFSKASTRTRVSFTVAMARLGGQTIDLNPQVSQVGRGEPVADTARVLSRYVDALAIRTFAQQELAEYAHWASIPVINALTDLEHPCQALADFLTLQEGFGAVSGLTLSYVGDGNNVAHSLMLCGALLGVNVRVGCPKGYEPDAAVLQQARELADARCSIDVIHEPVAAVRGAHALYTDVWASMGQEDEKAAREAAFSGWCLNEELVAEADPRAIVLHCLPAYRGLEISAGAMEGSSNRIFEQAENRLHAQQALLAALLGGT; encoded by the coding sequence ATGGCTGCCAGCAGCGGCTACCCAGCCTTGGCGGAGCTGAAAGGGCGAGACTTTCTCTCCTCCACCGACATCACCGCTGAGCAGACCGCAGCGCTGCTCCAGCTGGCTGCCGACCTCAAGGCCGGACGCAGCCAGATCGATCTGGCTGGCCGCACACTCGGCCTGATCTTCAGCAAAGCCTCCACCCGTACCAGGGTGAGCTTCACCGTGGCCATGGCCCGCCTGGGTGGCCAAACCATCGATCTCAATCCCCAGGTGAGCCAGGTGGGCCGCGGCGAGCCGGTGGCCGACACAGCGCGTGTGCTCAGCCGGTATGTGGATGCCCTGGCGATCCGCACCTTTGCCCAACAGGAGCTGGCGGAGTATGCCCACTGGGCTTCGATCCCCGTGATCAACGCCCTCACCGATCTCGAGCATCCCTGCCAGGCCCTTGCTGATTTCCTCACCCTCCAGGAGGGCTTCGGGGCGGTGAGCGGCCTCACCTTGAGCTATGTGGGCGACGGCAACAACGTGGCCCACTCCTTGATGTTGTGTGGCGCTCTACTGGGCGTGAACGTGCGGGTGGGTTGTCCAAAGGGCTATGAGCCCGACGCAGCGGTGCTCCAACAGGCGCGTGAACTGGCCGACGCGCGCTGCAGCATCGACGTGATCCATGAGCCTGTAGCTGCGGTACGCGGCGCCCATGCCCTCTACACCGATGTGTGGGCCTCCATGGGCCAGGAGGATGAAAAGGCAGCGCGCGAAGCGGCCTTCAGCGGTTGGTGCCTCAACGAAGAGCTGGTGGCTGAAGCTGATCCAAGGGCGATCGTGCTCCACTGCCTCCCGGCCTACCGGGGCCTGGAAATCAGCGCCGGCGCCATGGAGGGCAGCAGCAATCGCATCTTCGAGCAGGCGGAAAATCGCCTGCACGCCCAGCAGGCTCTTCTGGCAGCCCTCCTCGGGGGAACCTGA
- a CDS encoding carbohydrate porin — translation MEVRAFIALLSPVLLGFSAAGAQPVVPSSNPAASEMAPGTGELGRLLGLPADGALRLSGVWVGNATGQWSGGVSTLAPSTPVEASNGAQQLLVEASLDLGKAIGFDNTWLWVQGLQVNTTPDAGVASGSVQGSNSLVAAPPLDRTELYEFAIRKDLLDGQLRLIVGKQSGSTQFANVNRPDGTQDARYEVSSLTSLAFTPVYSMPTLLGRLPGYTNSALGLTMTFQPDALKRRLYVSAGVFDGRGGLGDASEQTGLVPPSLSGPLFSIAEVGGGWVAGVSRKPGSLAFGAWSQGGETVVCSEISPERCFSEVGAWGIYGLFDQRLSSFRPDRDSSGINGFMSAGWSPATSNTMGASITAGLTAQGPLESRPNDSVGVGLSWARLNTREFLAQEFNANELMLQTYAQIALAGSLYLQPTLTFLPLVGAKSAAADSLSGLIQLTLLF, via the coding sequence ATGGAAGTCCGCGCGTTCATCGCTCTTCTGTCGCCCGTGCTGCTGGGTTTTTCCGCTGCCGGTGCCCAACCGGTGGTGCCCTCTAGTAACCCGGCTGCCTCTGAAATGGCCCCAGGTACTGGAGAGTTGGGGCGCCTACTTGGATTGCCTGCTGATGGTGCGCTGCGACTCAGCGGCGTTTGGGTTGGGAATGCCACGGGGCAGTGGTCAGGAGGTGTATCCACACTTGCGCCTTCCACGCCGGTGGAGGCCTCCAATGGAGCCCAGCAGCTGCTGGTGGAAGCCAGCTTGGATCTTGGAAAAGCGATCGGCTTCGACAACACCTGGCTGTGGGTGCAGGGGTTGCAGGTCAATACCACTCCTGATGCCGGAGTGGCCAGCGGCAGTGTTCAGGGCAGCAACAGCCTCGTGGCAGCTCCTCCTCTCGATCGAACTGAGCTCTATGAATTTGCGATCCGTAAGGATCTGCTGGATGGTCAGCTGCGCCTGATCGTTGGTAAGCAATCGGGCAGTACGCAGTTCGCCAACGTCAACCGCCCCGATGGCACTCAAGATGCCCGTTATGAGGTGTCCAGTCTCACAAGCCTGGCCTTCACCCCTGTCTATTCCATGCCGACCCTTCTAGGCCGGTTGCCGGGATACACCAACTCAGCGCTGGGGTTGACCATGACCTTCCAGCCAGATGCCCTGAAGCGACGTTTGTATGTCAGCGCCGGTGTGTTCGATGGTCGCGGTGGGCTCGGCGACGCATCGGAGCAGACCGGGCTGGTGCCGCCATCACTCAGTGGCCCCCTGTTTTCGATTGCTGAGGTGGGTGGCGGGTGGGTCGCCGGTGTTTCCCGCAAGCCAGGGTCGCTTGCCTTTGGGGCTTGGTCGCAGGGTGGGGAAACAGTGGTCTGTAGCGAGATCAGCCCGGAGCGTTGTTTCAGTGAAGTGGGGGCCTGGGGGATCTATGGACTCTTCGATCAGCGTTTGTCGAGTTTTCGCCCAGACCGCGACAGTAGCGGTATCAATGGGTTCATGAGTGCCGGTTGGTCGCCCGCAACCAGCAACACCATGGGGGCATCCATAACCGCTGGTCTGACGGCCCAGGGCCCGTTGGAGAGTCGCCCAAACGACAGTGTGGGTGTGGGTCTGTCCTGGGCCAGGCTCAACACGCGCGAGTTTCTTGCGCAGGAGTTCAATGCGAATGAGCTGATGCTGCAAACCTATGCGCAGATTGCTCTTGCTGGATCGCTCTACCTGCAGCCAACGCTCACTTTTTTGCCGCTGGTGGGGGCGAAATCGGCGGCAGCAGACTCCCTGAGTGGGCTAATCCAGCTCACACTGTTGTTCTGA